TTCACGAGGCGGTGTACTTCCGGCGGTGCGTGGTGCGCGACCTCAAGGGAAAACCCCGCGATGTCCGCGTCTTCTACCACATCGACCTGTCGATCAAGGGATCGGCGGTCGGGGACACGGCCAACTACGACCCGCAGACCAACTCGGTGGTGTTGTATAAGGAAGACGCGTACTTCCTGATCAATGCGTGCGACCAGCACAAGTGCGGGATCGACCATTGGGCGATCGGGACCAAGCGCATCGGCGACGCTGAGGGGACGTGGCGCGACGCTGAGGACGGGCAACTGGGGCGCAACGCGATCAGCCAGGGAAGCGTTGACGCGACGGTCGGGTTCAACCTTCAGATTCAGCCCAACGACGAGGCGTATGTGATCAGTTGGATCGCGTGCGGCGAGACGTATGACGATGTGAAGAGACTCAACAAGCGGATCTGGGAGAAAAGCCCGGACAGGCTGGTGGCGCGGACGGAGGCGTATTGGAGGTTGTGGGCGCGGAAGGAGCCGCTGAACACGACGCCGCTGCCCGAGAACATCCGCGATGCGTTCTATAGAAGCCAGTTGATCATGCGGACGCAGATCGACAACGGGGGCGCGATCGTTGCGGCCAACGACAGCGACATCACGCAGTTCGGGGGCGATCATTACAGTTATTGCTGGATGCGCGATGGGGCGTTGGTGGCGTATGCGCTGGTGCTTGCGGGGCAGAGCGAACTGAGCCGGAGTTTTTTCAGGTTTGCAGCCAGGTGTGTGCGTGAGGATGGGTTCTTTCTGCACAAGTACACGCCGCAGGGGAAACTGGCGTCGAGTTGGCATCCGTGGATGCTTGGCGGGCAGCGGGTGCTGCCGATTCAGCAGGATGAGACGGCATTGGTGACGTGGGCACTGCGGCGACACTTCGAGACGTTCCGCGATGTAGAGTTCATCAAGCCGTTGTATACGCCGCTGGTTGCCAAGCCGGCCGAGTGGATGCTGGAATATCGCGATCACAACGGGCTGCCGCAGCCGAGTTGGGATTTGTGGGAAGAACGGCGTGGCGTGCACACGTTCACGGTGGCATCGACGATCGGGGCGCTGGAGGCTGCGAGCCTGTTTGCGGCGGATTTCGGGGAGATGGATCGGGCAGCGAAGTTCAAGGAGGGTGCGGAGCGAATGCGGGCGGCACTGCGCAAGCACCTGTGGCACGAAGGGCACGGGTGCTTTGCGCGCATGGCGGTGCCGCTGGCCGATGGTGGTTATCGGCTTGATCTGACGGCCGACTCGGCGAACTTTTCGCTGTTTGCGTTTGCCGGTCTGGATGCGGACGATCCGATGGTGGTTGCGGAGATGGGACGGATCCGCGAGCGGCTCTGGGTCAAGACAGAGGTCGGGGGCATCGCGCGCTATGAGCACGACTATTACCATCAGGTCGAAGCGAGCGACATCGAGCGTGTGCCGGGAAATCCGTGGGTGATCTGTACGCTGTGGCAGGCGCAGTATGTGATCGCGCGGGCCAGGACGCCGGCGGAGTTGCGGCAGGCGCTGCCGCTCATGGAGTGGGCGGTGTCGCGGGCGTTTGAGTCGGGAGTTCTGGCCGAGCAGTATCACCCGTACACGGGCGCGCCGATGAGCGTGAGCCCGCTGACGTGGAGTCACTCGACGTTCGTTGTGGCGTGCGTCGAGTACCTGCGCAAACACGAGGCACTGGCAGCAGCAGCGCGGGACCGGCAGTGGGAAGATCGGGCGATTTAGGACACTTTGCGCCAACCGCACTCCGCGCAGCCATCACCAAGCCGCCCTCGCAGATCGTGGGCGCAGTGCGGACATTGGCCTCGCAGCATCCGGCGTCGCTGGCGAAAACCTGCGAACATTATCATCAAAAGAAACCAAGCGATCGCAAAGAAAAGTGTGTTGATGAACAATCCCCGCCAAATCGGAAGGTATGGAATTGCTGGATTCTGACCAGTTCCGGTAATGTGTGACGGAAGTGCGAGTACCTCCGGCAAAGGCACGCCGCCTATGAATTGTTCGCCCGGATTGTTGTTTTCCCATCGACAATGCATCGCGAGCATGGGCCAACCCCACGCGCGTTCCTGCATCTGGAATACACCTTCATCACTGAAGGCACGCGACAATTCCGGCTGATTCAGACCCCACTGTGGCTCCTGGAATTCATTCAGCACGCCGGTTGTGAATGAGTTCAACCCAAAACTGAGCCTGCTGTATCTCTGATTCTCTTCCATCGATCTGACTTGGCCACCCCACAGGAGGTGGTGCTGCACAGCAATTGCATTCGACGATGAATTCGTGATTGGAACGCTGATGGATTGCACAAAACGTGATGGCAGCAAAAGACCAGACGTTGCAGCGAAAACCCATGCGGATACAACTGTCGTGAAAGCGCCAAGAGTCAGATATTTTGCAGCAAGTCGTCGAAACTTTGCCCGCGATTCTGACTTGACGAGCAGCGCAAGGTAACCGATCCCCGCGAAAAGACAGGCGAAGAAAAGCGTGTTCAAAAGCACCCCGCTCCAGATCGGAATGAATGGCAGAGCGCCCGGATACTCGACACCTGTGTTTGAAAGTCTTGCAAAAGTCTTTGGCAACCGAACCCCTCCAATGAAGTTCGGCATGCCGCCTTGCTCATCCCATACATACCACAAGGCTTTCTTCGGCCAGCCCCACGCTGATTCCTGTGTTGTGCCTGGGTGCCACAGAGAGAGGGAAATGGTCCAGAGATCTTCGCCGCTGATGCCCCAGGTTGATCCGACCTCAGTTGAAGGCGCAAGGTCCAGGTAGTTTTGAAATTCCTCATGCGACAGTCGTGCAGCCGCATTCCAATGAAAGGATCGCTGTACTGCACCGAGTCGTTCACGCTGACGAATCAATACCGGCCCACTGACAGGGAATGCGTGGATCCGTGATTGCTCTGACCATCCATGCGGCGAAGAAGAAGCCATGGCAGCAAGGCCCCATGCTGACAGCCATGTTGCAACCAAGCCTGCCATGAGGCACCAGAACAGGCGTCGGAGATGGCGGCGATAGTGCATGGAGCGTTCCCGGTGCACAACAGGGAGAGACTGACCAGATCACCGTTCGCA
This Phycisphaeraceae bacterium DNA region includes the following protein-coding sequences:
- a CDS encoding glycoside hydrolase family 15 protein, with translation MPRDLPVGNGSLLIAFDRHYRLRDLYYPNVGRHHHTAGHPQKFGVWADGEFAWIDEAGWERELRYRTDTLVTEVRLVHKGLGLELTCNDAVDFHEAVYFRRCVVRDLKGKPRDVRVFYHIDLSIKGSAVGDTANYDPQTNSVVLYKEDAYFLINACDQHKCGIDHWAIGTKRIGDAEGTWRDAEDGQLGRNAISQGSVDATVGFNLQIQPNDEAYVISWIACGETYDDVKRLNKRIWEKSPDRLVARTEAYWRLWARKEPLNTTPLPENIRDAFYRSQLIMRTQIDNGGAIVAANDSDITQFGGDHYSYCWMRDGALVAYALVLAGQSELSRSFFRFAARCVREDGFFLHKYTPQGKLASSWHPWMLGGQRVLPIQQDETALVTWALRRHFETFRDVEFIKPLYTPLVAKPAEWMLEYRDHNGLPQPSWDLWEERRGVHTFTVASTIGALEAASLFAADFGEMDRAAKFKEGAERMRAALRKHLWHEGHGCFARMAVPLADGGYRLDLTADSANFSLFAFAGLDADDPMVVAEMGRIRERLWVKTEVGGIARYEHDYYHQVEASDIERVPGNPWVICTLWQAQYVIARARTPAELRQALPLMEWAVSRAFESGVLAEQYHPYTGAPMSVSPLTWSHSTFVVACVEYLRKHEALAAAARDRQWEDRAI